From one Magnolia sinica isolate HGM2019 chromosome 18, MsV1, whole genome shotgun sequence genomic stretch:
- the LOC131233763 gene encoding uncharacterized protein LOC131233763 has protein sequence MLIYQPHASYVSIENLPSSFIMPSPSLPTIHAPQSMPLAVGRRLGPSKRIDASGREENEAVDIDSFDLFGPTGVGIKLDGDDGTAKLKWLQTQIIGANAEFDSPFGRRYITYSDHTASGRFLRVVEEFLERDVLQFYGNTHTVDSYVGLHTSKLVNESCQYIKRCMGAGPHDVLLFCGTGSTAAVKRLQEVMGVAVPSIMRSRVMDCLTLSERWVVFTGPYEHHSNLLSWRDCLAQVVEIRLSESGLIDVGSLAAALESPEYSGRPKLGSFSACSNVTGIYTDTRAIARVLHEHGAFACFDFACSGPYINIEMKSGELDGYDAVFLSPHKFIGGPGSPGILVMSDALYRLKDAPPSTSGGGTVRYVNGYSDQDTLYCEDLEEREDAGTPGIVQKIRAAIAFRVKHHMGHELIRAQESLLMSRASERLLKNPNVHVLGNTCAERQPIVSFLVHPESARGKHLHCRFVTKLLNDLFGIQARGGCACAGPYGHVLLGIDRARAQAIRSAIQKGYEGLKPGWTRVSFSYYTAVEEMEFVVDAIEFIATYGHRFLPLYHFDWKTGDWSFLDSTSAVKPTFRKTCTSSQENDPTCTDISVKYMEYMEAAKHIAETLSNHPEEQPCPEYIDPKLVIFRI, from the exons ATGCTTATATATCAACCCCACGCTTCCTATGTTTCCATTGAAAatctcccttcttccttcatcATGCCTTCTCCATCTCTTCCAACCATCCATGCACCACAATCCATGCCACTGGCAGTGGGTCGACGTCTGGGACCCAGCAAAAGGATCGATGCGTCCGGCCGAGAAGAAAATGAAGCCGTTGATATCGACTCGTTTGATCTATTTGGGCCCACAGGAGTCGGTATCAAATTGGACGGCGATGATGGCACTGCTAAGTTAAAGTGGTTACAAACCCAAATTATTGGGGCCAATGCTGAGTTCGATTCACCGTTTGGACGTCGCTACATCACGTATTCAGATCACACGGCTTCGGGGAGGTTCTTGAGAGTTGTGGAGGAGTTTTTGGAAAGGGACGTCCTCCAATTCTACG GCAACACTCATACTGTGGACAGTTACGTGGGACTCCACACAAGCAAGCTGGTGAACGAATCCTGCCAATACATCAAACGTTGCATGGGCGCGGGACCCCACGACGTGCTGCTTTTTTGTGGGACCGGTTCAACGGCCGCCGTCAAACGTTTACAGGAGGTGATGGGAGTCGCAGTCCCATCGATCATGCGGTCCAGAGTCATGGACTGCTTGACACTGTCCGAGCGGTGGGTTGTTTTCACCGGGCCCTACGAGCACCACTCGAACCTGCTATCTTGGCGAGACTGCCTAGCCCAAGTGGTCGAGATCCGACTCAGTGAGTCAGGACTCATTGACGTCGGCTCATTAGCAGCGGCACTCGAGTCGCCAGAATATTCCGGTAGGCCGAAGCTGGGGTCTTTCTCAGCGTGCAGCAACGTCACTGGGATTTACACGGACACACGAGCCATCGCACGTGTATTGCACGAGCACGGTGCATTTGCATGCTTCGACTTTGCTTGCAG TGGGCCATACATAAATATTGAAATGAAATCGGGTGAATTGGACGGATATGATGCGGTATTTTTGAGCCCTCATAAATTCATAGGTGGGCCCGGGAGCCCCGGGATTCTGGTGATGAGTGATGCTCTCTATCGCCTCAAGGACGCGCCTCCTTCTACCAGCGGCGGTGGGACAGTTCGCTACGTCAACGGATACAGCGATCAG GACACCCTCTATTGCGAGGACCTGGAGGAGCGGGAGGATGCGGGCACGCCCGGAATCGTGCAGAAGATACGTGCGGCGATCGCGTTCCGTGTGAAGCACCACATGGGTCACGAGCTCATACGTGCCCAAGAGAGCTTGCTGATGAGCCGAGCGTCTGAGAGGCTACTGAAGAACCCCAACGTCCATGTACTTGGAAACACGTGCGCCGAGCGCCAGCCCATCGTCTCCTTCCTCGTCCATCCCGAGTCCGCACGTGGGAAGCACTTACATTGCCGGTTCGTCACCAAGCTCCTGAACGACTTGTTCGGGATCCAGGCACGTGGGGGATGCGCGTGCGCGGGCCCCTACGGTCACGTGCTACTCGGCATCGATAGAGCTCGTGCCCAGGCAATCCGATCAGCCATCCAAAAG GGGTACGAGGGATTGAAGCCAGGTTGGACGAGGGTGAGCTTCAGCTATTATACGGCAGTGGAAGAAATGGAATTTGTGGTTGATGCGATTGAGTTCATTGCAACCTACGGCCATCGATTCCTCCCTCTCTACCACTTCGATTGGAAAACCGGAGATTGGAGCTTTTTAGACAGTACCAGTGCAGTGAAACCAACATTCAGGAAAACATGCACAAGCAGCCAAGAGAATGACCCAACATGTACGGACATCAGCGTAAAATACATGGAATATATGGAAGCAGCCAAACATATTGCCGAGACTCTATCAAACCATCCAGAAGAGCAACCCTGTCCTGaatatattgatccaaagcttgtcATATTCAGAATATAA